The nucleotide window ATCTTCGGTCAGGATGAAGGGCGGCGCCAACAGCACGTGATCCCCGCGTTGCCCATCGACGGTGCCACCCATCGGGTAACAGATCAGCCCCGCCTCGAACGCCGCCGCCTTGATCCGGGCATGCAGCTTGCGGGCCGGGTCGAACGGCGCCTTGGTCTGTCGGTCCTCGACGAATTCGATCCCCTGGAACAGCCCGCGCCCGCGAATGTCGCCAACATGCGGGTGCTGCCCGAAACGTTCGATCAACCGCGCCCGCAATGCCTCCCCCAGCGGCGCCACACGCGCCGCCAGGCCGTCGTCCAGCAAACGGTCCAACACCGCCCCCGCCGCCGCACAGGCGGTGGGATGCCCCAGATAGGTGTGCCCATGCTGGAAGAACCCGGACCCTTCCGCGATCGTGTCGTGGATCGTGCCGGTGCACAGCATCGCGCCGATCGGCTGATACCCGGCCCCCAACCCCTTGGCGATGGCGCAGATATCCGGTGCGATCCCGTCCTGCTCGCACGCGAACAGCGTGCCGGTCCGCCCCATTCCGCACATCACCTCGTCGAGGATCAGAAGGATGCCGTGCCGGTCGCAAAGCTCTCGGACAGCGCGAAAATATCCCGCGACGGGCGGCACCGCGCCCAGTGTCGCCCCCACCACGGGTTCGGCCACGAAAGCCATGATCGTCTCGGGTCCGTGCCGTTCGATCTCGGCCTCCAACTCGGCCACCAGCCGGGCGAGATAGCCCTGCGCCGTCTCGCCTTCCTGCATCCCCCGGTAGGCATAGCAGGGCGACACGTGACTCACGTCCATCAACAGCGGTGCGAAAGGCGCGCGCCGCCACGCATTGCCGCCGGTCGCCAGCGCGCCCAGCGTGTTGCCGTGATAGCTTTGACGCCGCGCGATCACCCGGCTGCGCTGGGGCTGACCGGCCTCGATGAAATACTGTCGCGCCAGCTTCAGCGCCGCTTCCATCGCCTCTGATCCGCCCGACACGAAATAGACGCGCTTCAGCCCGCCCGGCGCCACCGCCACCAGCCGGTCGGCGAGCGTTTCCGCCGGCTCCGACGTCAGGAACCCGGTATGGGCAAAGGCGATCCGGTCCAGTTGCGCCTTGATCGCGTCGGTCACATGCGCATCGCCATGCCCCAGACAGGACACCGC belongs to Roseovarius sp. THAF27 and includes:
- a CDS encoding aspartate aminotransferase family protein is translated as MSHVFHRNSRANIPTVSRGEGAYLYDRTGKAYLDGSGGAAVSCLGHGDAHVTDAIKAQLDRIAFAHTGFLTSEPAETLADRLVAVAPGGLKRVYFVSGGSEAMEAALKLARQYFIEAGQPQRSRVIARRQSYHGNTLGALATGGNAWRRAPFAPLLMDVSHVSPCYAYRGMQEGETAQGYLARLVAELEAEIERHGPETIMAFVAEPVVGATLGAVPPVAGYFRAVRELCDRHGILLILDEVMCGMGRTGTLFACEQDGIAPDICAIAKGLGAGYQPIGAMLCTGTIHDTIAEGSGFFQHGHTYLGHPTACAAAGAVLDRLLDDGLAARVAPLGEALRARLIERFGQHPHVGDIRGRGLFQGIEFVEDRQTKAPFDPARKLHARIKAAAFEAGLICYPMGGTVDGQRGDHVLLAPPFILTEDQLGELVDKLGQAVDAALA